One Xyrauchen texanus isolate HMW12.3.18 chromosome 34, RBS_HiC_50CHRs, whole genome shotgun sequence genomic window carries:
- the LOC127627306 gene encoding claudin-14-like yields the protein MAIAALELMGFFLGIFGMFGTLVATLLPYWATSAHIGANIVTAVVNMKGLWMECVYQSTGAFQCETYNSILGLTADLQAARAMMVISIMFSVLALAVSTIGMQCTVCMDGSSVKSKVAGAGGSLFLLAGLLSLIPVSWKTYEVVQTFYTNNMPPSLKFEIGDCLYVGLASSLMSMLGGGLLSASCCDDLDGDRGTRRNYPYPDRTGIGMSHGATHSMPYHPPILQTATKVTNRNRTPNSQTSTSTHSAIPAPAHDSRKSTHQNTAAGYDVTGYV from the coding sequence ATGGCAATAGCAGCGTTGGAGTTGATGGGCTTCTTTTTGGGCATCTTTGGCATGTTCGGGACCCTGGTAGCTACTCTTCTGCCATACTGGGCAACCTCAGCGCACATTGGTGCTAATATTGTGACTGCAGTAGTCAACATGAAAGGTCTGTGGATGGAATGCGTCTATCAGAGCACTGGAGCCTTCCAGTGTGAGACTTACAACAGCATTCTGGGGCTCACGGCTGATCTACAAGCAGCCAGAGCTATGATGGTCATATCCATAATGTTTTCTGTCTTGGCTCTTGCCGTGTCCACCATCGGCATGCAGTGCACTGTCTGTATGGATGGTTCCTCAGTCAAGAGCAAGGTGGCTGGGGCAGGTGGCTCGCTCTTTCTCCTGGCAGGGCTCTTGTCTTTGATCCCGGTGTCTTGGAAAACCTATGAGGTGGTGCAAACCTTCTACACCAACAACATGCCTCCCAGTCTTAAATTTGAGATAGGTGATTGCCTATATGTGGGGCTGGCTTCTTCGCTCATGTCCATGTTGGGTGGAGGGCTGTTAAGTGCATCTTGTTGCGATGACCTAGATGGTGACAGGGGAACCAGGCGAAATTACCCATACCCTGACCGCACTGGGATCGGGATGTCACATGGAGCAACCCATTCAATGCCCTACCATCCACCCATTCTACAAACTGCCACAAAAGTTACCAACAGGAACCGGACGCCTAACAGCCAAACCAGCACTAGTACCCATTCTGCTATTCCGGCACCAGCCCATGATTCCAGGAAATCAACTCATCAGAACACAGCAGCTGGGTATGATGTCACAGGCTATGTCTGA